Sequence from the Festucalex cinctus isolate MCC-2025b chromosome 21, RoL_Fcin_1.0, whole genome shotgun sequence genome:
atgtttttatttttcagggccgatatcAGTACTGATTCGTAAGGAAGTCGATAACCGATACTTGGAGCAGGTATTCATTTTtactaaaagtgcaaatattggtgtaaaaaatttttttttattattattattattattagtagtagtagtagtagtagtcaatcgatgttttaaaattttaaaatcttaaaatttaaataaaaaagaaacaagtaaacagctccctattgttttctacagtaaatatttttttcccaaaatttcaaaatatctgaaatattgaatttgttgtttgttgttttaatttcaaataaaaacagaaggtgcggCAAGTTCATAAGGTCAGCAGGACCTCTTAAAGTTAATGGAAAATTTGCTTTTGAAAAAAGTTGATGTCCTGCTTACTGGCAGTAAATAGGAATATGTTTTCttaatatgtgtatgtgtgttttaatTCATCTGTACCTGGTTTGGACACAATTTTCTGCAACTGCTGGTCCAGGTACTCCTGTCGCTGAGTAAGCGTGGCCAGCCACTGCTCCCTCATTCTCTCCAAATCCATTTCCTTCACACAAGCACACCCAAAATAAGCTTTTGGTGTACTGCTCACCAAGAAAAACGCTTTCTGACGTTGGCCAAATACATTAGCTGATATGTTATGATATGTAAGAGCAAACCTTACTTGGTAGCTGTCCATTTCTTCATCCCGAACctaaaaatagatattttaaGATCAACAGTttgatataaataataaaacgtgGAAAATGCAGATGGAAGGGCAGATCTTGGCATATTACGAGAGATCAGTGCAGTTGCCCCACCTCcccaaaaataatgcaaatactGTACTATTAATATTATCATCTCCCCTTACCAGCAGCGAGTCCCtgccttttgttgtattttggaCCTTGACGTCTCCAATGGACACAGAGAGGATAGAGATGGAGATCAGCGGCATTGTGCCAGAGTCGGGCACGGAGCGCAACTCCACCTGCACTCGACGAGACTGACCCTGAACGGCAAGATTTCGCAAGAGTAGTTTATGGATAATGAGCATTACAAACATGcctgacatcattttttttccagaccaatTTAACGGCGAATCATTGCAGGCGAACATATTCAAACAAAACACACCTGTTTGAGCTGAAAGATTCCCCCCGTGCGTACGTCCTTAGCAGGAAGAATTTCCACGGGTGTGAACTGCCCTGCGTCATTTAGCTCCATTAGATGCACCCACAGCTCCACCCGCCGAGTCACCTCGCTCCACCTCGAAAGATTCAGAAACAAAGAATTTGCAACGCTTCAAACAAGGATAATCAtcaatccagccgtttttttttactgcttatTCTAGTCAGGTTGGCACGAGGGCAAGAGGCAGGGGACAGCCTGGActtattcttaactcattcactccccgccattttgactgaagcaacccccttcgatcccaagctgttttactggattttgcaaggcccacagaatattgtgttatattgctataaaacatggaacacaccaaaagaaagataagagtctcttcttccatctggaaaaaaaattacatttgtatctgttttcgttttgcagcaatgagcattagaatatagctaagtttcatcattattcacaaacctgttgaaaacactggggaaaagagcttgttgcaacatggccctggctactctcttatactttgctgccacctgctggccgtttttttctaataactaccattactttaaACAACCTCAGTTAGTCAgttagctgcatcaaagccttctgtatgcttttgcataataaaaacaagacaaaacataaaatacgtgtaaacacgtttttgatagtgaaggacaaagtaataaacgttttttgggggggttgaatgagttaatgatcttTCCTGAATTCTGGACGCAAAGTGATTTCTTAATAAATATGATTATAAACCTCTCTCTGAGCGAGCGGGTTTTGGCTTGAATTACGCCGAGGTCCCACAGCGCCAGGTTCCTCCGATGGTTGTCCTGTTTGTGACCATACACTTCGATAGCCACCGCACCCTCAGACAAATACTCCAAAAAGTCCTCTGACACTGGCACTGATAatgcctggggaaaaaaaaaaaaaaaacacacacacacacaatatggaCAGTTCCAATCAACAATTTCATAATTAATAAACTACAATCATGATTTACTCTTCTCTTCATTGTCATGAAGTGATACCTTGGAGCTGTCAAAAACAACTGTACACTGAGGGTCTTTGGAAGCAGATGGCGAGGGGGCCCGCGCCATTTCTGGAGGAATGAATATAGGCTCTGCCTGTCCACAAAAGTGATACTGGCAGAAGACGAAGTTAGACAGGTGACGAGGAAGACCGGTAGCCTGGAGGATTTTCACCTGAGGTGGCAACAGGACAGCATATAAGCTGCTTACTCATTTGGTCATTGAAAACAAAACGCATTAAGACACAGTACTCAAGTTCTCACCACACAGTTCAGTTTACGCTCCTGTGCATCTCCATCTGTGTTCGTTAGCTGTGAACCTTCGTCCTCTGAGCTTTCTGTTCCTCGCCATACCTCCACATGAAGCCGGCCCGCCacctgaaacacaaacacaagatAGAGATTTGAATATGTCTGGCTGGAAAATAAGACTTTGGCAAAAATCCAATCAGGACTGTCCTACCTCTCCCTTCTGGTTGATGATGGGTACTGCATACTGTAGTTTCACATCATAGAACAGACATGCCAGGAACACGTTGGCCACCCCAATCAGACTGTGATTCTCCTGCTCATCAAAAAATGGGTCGGCCCGTTTGAAATAAGACCGCATCACCTGTATAAAAGATGGAAGAACAATCTACATTACTCAAAAAGACTATGGGAAGAATTCAGAGATTGGTTTCTAAATGCATTTTACAGTACATGTTTGAAGTTgggttctcaactcaactcaggtTTATTGTCAAAAGTATCGATACTTTGAAAAGTATGTTCATTTTttagactgatttttttttgtagtatatGATCTAAAAATACAGTTTACAGATACATACAGTTTACAATACAGATTACATGTATAGTTAACCACCTCAAATTTGTTCTTATTGTATTGTATCATATTGTTCTATGTGTGTTTTTACCTCAGACAACCAAGAATGTTGTCATtgtggcatatatatatatatatatatatatatatatatatatatgaataaataagtaattgagcttttcttCTACATGacactggttgatctcctttgctctgctgccacctgctggccgtttgtgtaataactaccatttctgcaaccgttctttgcagttgagaggctgcatcaaagccttctgtatgtatatatataaaaaaacgtataaatacgtctttgggacacttagaacataaaaaacgtatttatacgttattgggagtaaatgagttaaatggtaaACTTTCCCCAGGGTATCTCAGTTGAGACCTACACACCGACGACACCAAGTAAGGCGGTGATGTATTGAACTGGCCCACTTCCGTTCTCCAgaaattattttcactttacaaggACTAAGTAATAGTTAATTGGAATGTGTCTAGAACTAATCCTGTAGCATTCAAACAGTTTGTCCAACACCTCTAGGATTCACTCTCCTGACTCACAGGGTTGTCTTCATCAAAGTCTTTCCATTCTTGGTAGAGATCCCGCATGTCCACCAGCCTGTTCTCCATTTTCTCCATTGCCCAGATCTGCTTCCCTCTCCCTTTACGGCGAACCTGAATGGCTGGCTCGCTCAGCACGACGTCACGctattcacaaaaataaatagcaatGTTACTCTATGATGTGAAAATGATGTACACCAAAACATAACCTGGCTACTTTCTTCCAAAATATAAGACGATATCATCGTACCTTCCTGTTGGCATCCAGATTGGCGGCTGGTATCTGCAAAGTGACCAGATACTCCGTCCTTTTGTTGAGTTCCTCTGCAATGAAGCAGGCCTCCTGAGCCAAAAGGTTGGCGCGAACGATCTGCTCCTTCAGACGGCGAAGGCTTCGAGTAATCATGGCCTCTCTTGAaggcaaaaaaatgtatgtcgattttatccaaaaataataataaagaaatcaacaGGTTTGTAGAAGGTCCCCATTTGAGCAGGTCTCACCTGTCTTCACTCCAGCGCCGCATACGTTTGTGGGAGACTGGTGATGTGCTGGTGGCAGCAGCACTATTTGGTAATCCCGACAAGTCAAGGAGATTGGGAGATCTCTCGGGGTTGAGTCGCAGACGAAGCTGCTGCAGCTCCTGTTCGTACATTTGCCGCTGGCGCTCCAGGGCGCAGCGTTTCTCTTCCTCATGCTGCCTCTCTAGGGTCTGTAACACTGACTGCAAGGGGTCTGAGGAGGTGCAACCAAAGTTGAGGAGATTATTAGTAATATTATGACATAATAGTCacatacattaactcattcactcccagccattttcacagaagcaatcccgttcgctcctggctgttttactggattttgactgattttacaaggcccacagaatagtgttctattgctataaaagcatggaacctatcaaaagaaagattaaagtcttttctttcatcaggaaaaaaaacatgtttctatctgtttccattttgcagcaattagcattagaagagagctaagtttcatcagttttcacaaatctatttaaaattctaagtaattgagctttttttctagatggccctggttgatctcctttgctctgctgccacctgctggccgtttgtgtaacaactaccatttctgcaaccgttctttgcagttgagaggctgcatcaaagccttccgtatgctctagcataaaaaacaaaaaaaacaaaaacaaaaacaaacgtataaatacgtctttgggacacttacaacattaaaaaaaaaacatatttactcgttattgggagcaaatgagttaaatactttCAACATTATTGATGAACCGAATTACAAAACAAGCCCAGTGATATCACTCACCGTTGTTGGCCATCCCTTTCATCATGACTTCAGCCTGAGCAAACTCAAAGCCAACGTCACTCGAAACGTCACTGGATGCATCAATGTCCACCTCCAACTGCTCCGTACTCAAGCTAGTCTTCATTTTAGCtctgccctcctcctcctcctcaccccTTGCATGGACCAAATGCTTGGGCAGGTTGATCCTGTTCAAGTCACAAAATGGATGtgagcaggtaaaaaaaaaaaaaaaaaaaaagagaacgcaAGGTAAAGCATAAATGGCAGGCTTTAaagatgagtttaaaaaatgatatacgcactaaattaaaaaatcacacaaaccTGAAGAAATGATTGTTTCCCCATAAGATCCGATCACCATGATGAAGGTGCACTGGACTGGTGACCACAGTGCCATTCACCCACGTCCTTCATGGGAAAGAATATTAACAGCCAACATGTTTTAATAATGTCAAATATTGCAAATGCATTGTAGGTAACAGAGCAGCGGTCAAAAAGTCAGTAATTAGCAACAAGCAGAATATTGAAGCTGCAGGAGTCGATGTAGGGGCTTGTTAATTTCGTCCACTCATAATCTCAAGGATGAACATGTTcagaaaatatatgaaaattattttttaattaatctgtCTTGCTGTATTCACTGATGAATGTCATGTGATTTTTCTGTACTGGATTCAGGAGCGGACTTGGCCATCGGAAATTTCCCGACCggcccatgaaaaaaaaataaaaatacgctCCTCAATTTAGTTTTCGGATTTATGTACCATATGTGACGCATGGAGcagagacaaaacaaaacaaaaatatacttgTGATGTTATGTGCTGGCAAATTTCATCGTGGCTTgttcacaaacacatttttggcaatAGGCAGctcacaaaatatttacttggtTGTGTAATTTTACCCCACCGTCCAACCTCTTAGAACACAAGTCCCCtttaaacaacaataaaaaaaaatagcaagaaaaaaattattataaaattataaggttgaatcaaataaaaaaaacattagcttttaattatatttttacagGTCGACGAGAGAATGATAACATCAATTAAATAGAACGTAGACAAATAATACTCCAAAAGAAGACGTTACTGAATACACACCGAGCATTGCGATGAGGTGTGAGCACCACACCGTCGTTTTGTGTGACATCAATGATGCAGTGCTCAGCTTGGATGGCCATCCCACACAGCTGGATGTCTTGTGATTTGGATGAGCCCACACGCGTGTGCTCCTAcatatgttgttaaaaaaaaaaaaaaaagatagataaTATCAGCAATTCAGTCCAACAATAAATATGATATGTTGTACCTTTAAGTAGTAGACGAGCAGCTCATTGAGGGCAGGGTCAGCATTCAAATTGACCAGGAAGCACTTATCATCCACTACTCGGATGCCAGACGACTGCAGGGAAATACCCAAACTCTCCAGCTGCCTCTGACGCTCCtataaagtgaaaatatttatgtattattaccagatcaaactttatttagctGACTGAAATTAGAAATAATTTGCTGTGCAACTACGTAGTGTGTGAGGGTTTGTTACTTGTGCGATAGACTCCGTTTTCCTGAGTTTCTCCTCCCAAGTCACGGTCATCTCTTGGATTAGTTTCTCTGACTCCTCCAGCCGCTCCTTGAGCTCAGGGGCCTTCATGGACTGAAAGAAACcttatttgatttcatttgaatttacTTTGCTGATTATAATACGTCAAGGGgaaatttttagtttttgtccaatagaaggttgccataatttttttcattatgtcTATATGCTGTGTCAATCACATTTTAGTTGCAAAAGGCTTCCCTTTCacttcaataaatcaaacagCATATAAAAACCTCAGCCTCTGTGAGCTGCTCCTTCAGTTTCTCCACTTCCTCTCGCAACTCCCTGATAATTCTGGCATTGGGGTCTTCGTTGACCACAGCGTGGTTCACGATGCTTTTGGCCCGGTCGGCGTAACGCAGGGTGGACAGAGTCTCGTCATAATTGTCAGCTGCTGGGCTGATGGTGGCCACCATGGCTGTGCGGCTGTTGCCCCCCAAACTGTCCTGCAGTTACAGACATCACATCATCAACATCACGTTGCAACAATTAGGAATCAAATatgatcttaactcattcaatcccaaaaacgtgtaaaaacgtttttaaatattttgtccttccctcccaaaaatgtgtttagatgtttttttttgtttgtttgtttgtttttttgtttttatgcaagagcatacagaaggctttggcatggtgtcagcagagtataagagatcagccatgggcatgttgcaacaacctttttgtcagtgttttcaccaggaatgtgaatattgaagaAACgtacctatattctaatgctaattgctgcaaaacggaaacagatagaaatatactttttttttcctgatgaaagaagagactaatctttcttttggtagattccatatttccatatttttatagcaatgggacacaatattctgtgggccttgcaaaagtcaaaatctagtaaaaataaataaataaataaatggctgggagtgaatgagttaaacttcacaaaactatttttcaaacagagaagaaaaaaaatttaaacaagcAGACATTTAAAATCAGTTGTTTTGCCGTTTTATTCTTGATACCTTGAGCAGCCAGGTGAGCACCGAGTCCCTGTAGGGAACAAACTTGCTCCTGTTCTTCCCTGCACCCTGATCCGCCAAGGCTGAGATAACCAAACCCAACGTGCTGAGAGATCTACGGGCAGGCAGAAAGAGGGGAGAAaagtgaacaattttaccttAGTAAAAAACTTCATTTCATCCCATTTACATTATGATTAAGTGTTTCAGTTCGCTCACTTGTTGATGTTGCTGCCTTCTTTCAGTCTTTCACCAGCTGCCCCGGTCTTGGCTGCACGTTCACTCCCTGCCAGGTCCACCAGACTAAGCTTGCTTACCTTCTCTCCACTTGTCTAAAGTAAATACACGACACAAGGAAACAATTACAGTGTACTGTTAAAATATTACATACTATTTAaacattggaaaaataaaatcacgttTATGTACAATACTGGATAATCAGAAATGAGCATCTCTATATTCATGGGCAAAGTGAAATGCAGGAAGTGCTAAGTTGTTGGCTTTGCCGTGTATGTGCGTCTCACCCCTGACTGCAAGTCCATTAGAGTGTGAGTGAGGATGATGTTAAACACGGCGTGAGATCGGCTGCTCTCTTCATTCATGTTTGTTGAGGCCACTGTGCGAGATTTATTTCCCTCCGACATCAGAGACTCAATGTCCTGCCGGAATCAAGAGAAACAATCGTGACTTTTTGGTATGCCGTCAGAGAAAGAGGAAAGCGGATTTGTAAGTTTACTTATACAACATCTATTATAAGCGCTAACCGCTGCTGTACCTTGTAGCAAGCCACAGCCAGACGTGACAGCCCATCAACGTAAGGTCCCAAAACGTTGTGCTCCCTTACCCTCAGCGTTTGCCGGCTTCTACAAATGCAGACGTACAGTTTCATTAAAAGCTGCTCTTTacaaatatactgtacaatagAAATCACATACGTAGAATAAACTCCACCTTGAGCGGAACGATTTAGTGTACGTGTACTGTACACAAGTCACTGGTTTTCCTCACCCTTTAGGGTCAAGCAGGTCTCGGACTTTCTCATTATAAATCTCCATGTAGGAGACTTCCACAGTGAAGCTCTCGCCCTCTCGGGCCTCCTTCGTGGTCCTGGAGAACAGGGAGCTGCAGAGGCGAGGGATCAGACCAGGCTGCTCTGCTGAGCCCATCATGGTGTAAGACTTCCCGGAGCCTAAAGATGCACACTTGGTGTCACAATCCACATCTGGAGTAAAAGTAACTATATCAATCAAAGAAATGTTTTGTACTTGTATTTCCgccattttattttgacatggGTGAAATTTACTATACAATTGTATACACTATACTTGTCTGTGAAGTAAATTCTGAAGATATGTTTAACAGCTGTTCTAGTCATGCATATAACATGtgtagtatgaaaaaaaaagaaaagaaaaaaaaagaaaagaaaaaaaaaagaaaaaaaaaaaaaagagtactaTGGTGGAGAGCTAGAGTAtttcattttgccattttaaggCACTCTCAGATGTATTTAAAAGCCAGAA
This genomic interval carries:
- the LOC144010423 gene encoding kinesin-like protein KIF13B isoform X2 → MDDNKLNDSNVKVAVRVRPMSRREKDLTAKCVVEMEGNQTILNPAIATLSKGDPRNQPKVFAYDHCFWSMDESQKDKFAGQEVVFQCLGESLLDNAFMGYNACIFAYGQTGSGKSYTMMGSAEQPGLIPRLCSSLFSRTTKEAREGESFTVEVSYMEIYNEKVRDLLDPKGSRQTLRVREHNVLGPYVDGLSRLAVACYKDIESLMSEGNKSRTVASTNMNEESSRSHAVFNIILTHTLMDLQSGTSGEKVSKLSLVDLAGSERAAKTGAAGERLKEGSNINKSLSTLGLVISALADQGAGKNRSKFVPYRDSVLTWLLKDSLGGNSRTAMVATISPAADNYDETLSTLRYADRAKSIVNHAVVNEDPNARIIRELREEVEKLKEQLTEAESMKAPELKERLEESEKLIQEMTVTWEEKLRKTESIAQERQRQLESLGISLQSSGIRVVDDKCFLVNLNADPALNELLVYYLKEHTRVGSSKSQDIQLCGMAIQAEHCIIDVTQNDGVVLTPHRNARTWVNGTVVTSPVHLHHGDRILWGNNHFFRINLPKHLVHARGEEEEEGRAKMKTSLSTEQLEVDIDASSDVSSDVGFEFAQAEVMMKGMANNDPLQSVLQTLERQHEEEKRCALERQRQMYEQELQQLRLRLNPERSPNLLDLSGLPNSAAATSTSPVSHKRMRRWSEDREAMITRSLRRLKEQIVRANLLAQEACFIAEELNKRTEYLVTLQIPAANLDANRKRDVVLSEPAIQVRRKGRGKQIWAMEKMENRLVDMRDLYQEWKDFDEDNPVMRSYFKRADPFFDEQENHSLIGVANVFLACLFYDVKLQYAVPIINQKGEVAGRLHVEVWRGTESSEDEGSQLTNTDGDAQERKLNCVVKILQATGLPRHLSNFVFCQYHFCGQAEPIFIPPEMARAPSPSASKDPQCTVVFDSSKALSVPVSEDFLEYLSEGAVAIEVYGHKQDNHRRNLALWDLGVIQAKTRSLRERWSEVTRRVELWVHLMELNDAGQFTPVEILPAKDVRTGGIFQLKQGQSRRVQVELRSVPDSGTMPLISISILSVSIGDVKVQNTTKGRDSLLVRDEEMDSYQEMDLERMREQWLATLTQRQEYLDQQLQKIVSKPDKSEDDLERESQLLECRLTLTEERNAVLVPSAGSGIPGAPVERVPVPGMETHIPVLFLDLSADDFQSNLSAPLAGGVDAYLAGEYEDDFFDLHIVKHSDSEIKVEASWDSTVHECPELSRVASGEQRVYLTVRVVVELSHPAHMQLVLRKRICVNVAGKKGFAQSLLKRMSQRSTIPGCGVTFEIVSNIPGDFHGPEDREMLARLAASTDDDQSGDSEAAIEKYLRSVLAVENILTLDRLRQEVTVREQLAVKGKATRRCLSSPNVNRLSASNLDVFSSTHKFGDFKGWESHQDLSAAAPPQSRRTMPSSISHNLHPDTVKAVPNLLKSLLSGGKEESGDQMTVHQQAGCPEPPQDRIDVFDLLSTGHNVPRIMVQSATVEEGMNTRQQFPTEEMIPPAIHQESPRSVPLPPPIIPETEDSTQSEASSGYISTSISTATLSDVYTLSWDLPPSSGQRADEEEQKAIPRLPLQSDVGAGSEPHESFRAAAENNDNPSDLNRSHREPNPSRAVQGSDIPTTHFEHGSIESERLDSVRQLTDSKPKTSVLESVQMKESTKAIQEVSEMKEHSKQDQAKMESAPVSAQISLKDSDPLACSQEQSSGSAIPTSSTDEVHLEATLEADTQRSKSPTAAVNPFKIQKVQSSDLKSFQRILGEPEAEPLQADISKSDPVLAEPLELILDCEEGEAAAAVTLPDWMKEGEFVTVGTNKRGTVRYVGPTDFAEGTWVGVELEVPAGKNDGSVGGKHYFHCNPGYGVLVRPDRVSRGGGKRRRQQHKRRSANLSGSTPNLAALTALAKGEGAFASSSSSSSSSSRNSGEVYKNS
- the LOC144010423 gene encoding kinesin-like protein KIF13B isoform X4; the protein is MDDNKLNDSNVKVAVRVRPMSRREKDLTAKCVVEMEGNQTILNPAIATLSKGDPRNQPKVFAYDHCFWSMDESQKDKFAGQEVVFQCLGESLLDNAFMGYNACIFAYGQTGSGKSYTMMGSAEQPGLIPRLCSSLFSRTTKEAREGESFTVEVSYMEIYNEKVRDLLDPKGSRQTLRVREHNVLGPYVDGLSRLAVACYKDIESLMSEGNKSRTVASTNMNEESSRSHAVFNIILTHTLMDLQSGTSGEKVSKLSLVDLAGSERAAKTGAAGERLKEGSNINKSLSTLGLVISALADQGAGKNRSKFVPYRDSVLTWLLKDSLGGNSRTAMVATISPAADNYDETLSTLRYADRAKSIVNHAVVNEDPNARIIRELREEVEKLKEQLTEAESMKAPELKERLEESEKLIQEMTVTWEEKLRKTESIAQERQRQLESLGISLQSSGIRVVDDKCFLVNLNADPALNELLVYYLKEHTRVGSSKSQDIQLCGMAIQAEHCIIDVTQNDGVVLTPHRNARTWVNGTVVTSPVHLHHGDRILWGNNHFFRINLPKHLVHARGEEEEEGRAKMKTSLSTEQLEVDIDASSDVSSDVGFEFAQAEVMMKGMANNDPLQSVLQTLERQHEEEKRCALERQRQMYEQELQQLRLRLNPERSPNLLDLSGLPNSAAATSTSPVSHKRMRRWSEDREAMITRSLRRLKEQIVRANLLAQEACFIAEELNKRTEYLVTLQIPAANLDANRKRDVVLSEPAIQVRRKGRGKQIWAMEKMENRLVDMRDLYQEWKDFDEDNPVMRSYFKRADPFFDEQENHSLIGVANVFLACLFYDVKLQYAVPIINQKGEVAGRLHVEVWRGTESSEDEGSQLTNTDGDAQERKLNCVVKILQATGLPRHLSNFVFCQYHFCGQAEPIFIPPEMARAPSPSASKDPQCTVVFDSSKALSVPVSEDFLEYLSEGAVAIEVYGHKQDNHRRNLALWDLGVIQAKTRSLRERWSEVTRRVELWVHLMELNDAGQFTPVEILPAKDVRTGGIFQLKQGQSRRVQVELRSVPDSGTMPLISISILSVSIGDVKVQNTTKGRDSLLVRDEEMDSYQEMDLERMREQWLATLTQRQEYLDQQLQKIVSKPDKSEDDLERESQLLECRLTLTEERNAVLVPSAGSGIPGAPVERVPVPGMETHIPVLFLDLSADDFQSNLSAPLAGGVDAYLAGEYEDDFFDLHIVKHSDSEIKVEASWDSTVHECPELSRVASGEQRVYLTVRVVVELSHPAHMQLVLRKRICVNVAGKKGFAQSLLKRMSQRSTIPGCGVTFEIVSNIPGDFHGPEDREMLARLAASTDDDQSGDSEAAIEKYLRSVLAVENILTLDRLRQEVTVREQLAVKGKATRRCLSSPNVNRLSASNLDVFSSTHKFGDFKGWESHQDLSAAAPPQSRRTMPSSISHNLHPDTGSALSSLPPVKAVPNLLKSLLSGGKEESGDQMTVHQQNVPRIMVQSATVEEGMNTRQQFPTEEMIPPAIHQESPRSVPLPPPIIPETEDSTQSEASSGYISTSISTATLSDVYTLSWDLPPSSGQRADEEEQKAIPRLPLQSDVGAGSEPHESFRAAAENNDNPSDLNRSHREPNPSRAVQGSDIPTTHFEHGSIESERLDSVRQLTDSKPKTSVLESVQMKESTKAIQEVSEMKEHSKQDQAKMESAPVSAQISLKDSDPLACSQEQSSGSAIPTSSTDEVHLEATLEADTQRSKSPTAAVNPFKIQKVQSSDLKSFQRILGEPEAEPLQADISKSDPVLAEPLELILDCEEGEAAAAVTLPDWMKEGEFVTVGTNKRGTVRYVGPTDFAEGTWVGVELEVPAGKNDGSVGGKHYFHCNPGYGVLVRPDRVSRGGGKRRRQQHKRRSANLSGSTPNLAALTALAKGEGAFASSSSSSSSSSRNSGEVYKNS
- the LOC144010423 gene encoding kinesin-like protein KIF13B isoform X1, translating into MDDNKLNDSNVKVAVRVRPMSRREKDLTAKCVVEMEGNQTILNPAIATLSKGDPRNQPKVFAYDHCFWSMDESQKDKFAGQEVVFQCLGESLLDNAFMGYNACIFAYGQTGSGKSYTMMGSAEQPGLIPRLCSSLFSRTTKEAREGESFTVEVSYMEIYNEKVRDLLDPKGSRQTLRVREHNVLGPYVDGLSRLAVACYKDIESLMSEGNKSRTVASTNMNEESSRSHAVFNIILTHTLMDLQSGTSGEKVSKLSLVDLAGSERAAKTGAAGERLKEGSNINKSLSTLGLVISALADQGAGKNRSKFVPYRDSVLTWLLKDSLGGNSRTAMVATISPAADNYDETLSTLRYADRAKSIVNHAVVNEDPNARIIRELREEVEKLKEQLTEAESMKAPELKERLEESEKLIQEMTVTWEEKLRKTESIAQERQRQLESLGISLQSSGIRVVDDKCFLVNLNADPALNELLVYYLKEHTRVGSSKSQDIQLCGMAIQAEHCIIDVTQNDGVVLTPHRNARTWVNGTVVTSPVHLHHGDRILWGNNHFFRINLPKHLVHARGEEEEEGRAKMKTSLSTEQLEVDIDASSDVSSDVGFEFAQAEVMMKGMANNDPLQSVLQTLERQHEEEKRCALERQRQMYEQELQQLRLRLNPERSPNLLDLSGLPNSAAATSTSPVSHKRMRRWSEDREAMITRSLRRLKEQIVRANLLAQEACFIAEELNKRTEYLVTLQIPAANLDANRKRDVVLSEPAIQVRRKGRGKQIWAMEKMENRLVDMRDLYQEWKDFDEDNPVMRSYFKRADPFFDEQENHSLIGVANVFLACLFYDVKLQYAVPIINQKGEVAGRLHVEVWRGTESSEDEGSQLTNTDGDAQERKLNCVVKILQATGLPRHLSNFVFCQYHFCGQAEPIFIPPEMARAPSPSASKDPQCTVVFDSSKALSVPVSEDFLEYLSEGAVAIEVYGHKQDNHRRNLALWDLGVIQAKTRSLRERWSEVTRRVELWVHLMELNDAGQFTPVEILPAKDVRTGGIFQLKQGQSRRVQVELRSVPDSGTMPLISISILSVSIGDVKVQNTTKGRDSLLVRDEEMDSYQEMDLERMREQWLATLTQRQEYLDQQLQKIVSKPDKSEDDLERESQLLECRLTLTEERNAVLVPSAGSGIPGAPVERVPVPGMETHIPVLFLDLSADDFQSNLSAPLAGGVDAYLAGEYEDDFFDLHIVKHSDSEIKVEASWDSTVHECPELSRVASGEQRVYLTVRVVVELSHPAHMQLVLRKRICVNVAGKKGFAQSLLKRMSQRSTIPGCGVTFEIVSNIPGDFHGPEDREMLARLAASTDDDQSGDSEAAIEKYLRSVLAVENILTLDRLRQEVTVREQLAVKGKATRRCLSSPNVNRLSASNLDVFSSTHKFGDFKGWESHQDLSAAAPPQSRRTMPSSISHNLHPDTGSALSSLPPVKAVPNLLKSLLSGGKEESGDQMTVHQQAGCPEPPQDRIDVFDLLSTGHNVPRIMVQSATVEEGMNTRQQFPTEEMIPPAIHQESPRSVPLPPPIIPETEDSTQSEASSGYISTSISTATLSDVYTLSWDLPPSSGQRADEEEQKAIPRLPLQSDVGAGSEPHESFRAAAENNDNPSDLNRSHREPNPSRAVQGSDIPTTHFEHGSIESERLDSVRQLTDSKPKTSVLESVQMKESTKAIQEVSEMKEHSKQDQAKMESAPVSAQISLKDSDPLACSQEQSSGSAIPTSSTDEVHLEATLEADTQRSKSPTAAVNPFKIQKVQSSDLKSFQRILGEPEAEPLQADISKSDPVLAEPLELILDCEEGEAAAAVTLPDWMKEGEFVTVGTNKRGTVRYVGPTDFAEGTWVGVELEVPAGKNDGSVGGKHYFHCNPGYGVLVRPDRVSRGGGKRRRQQHKRRSANLSGSTPNLAALTALAKGEGAFASSSSSSSSSSRNSGEVYKNS